Proteins encoded together in one Thermococcus gammatolerans EJ3 window:
- a CDS encoding sodium-dependent transporter, translated as MRKMSTLMALLITGYILGVLNFLLMPKYYIAFGLKGFVLSLVALGVGLILIYGELEATRKTRYLIHEFMVKVSRLPAITIILLMFLMLFGAINLYYSGFALIKLFDLGPTMLILLLLVIVTLIWLFLIILRGRSVEFIGILAVLFIVFAFVSLFLMRAQVYDFVRSETALNYLNSYRHAVLSFDHPLTARGTIMMLITVLLSLGLGAGVYYVLGSFAPSDLDFRKLLAVVLLLQILLSFTAAFTTVYAIGAAYQSYETAFNNPQIPSEKSMKLFMDFHKLEDYGGKSNQSPIKAIETFYLIPDIIRESGIGGSSAIIFLLMGSLFLAGFTTLIVLVEIGAQISAEMFQMKRNTSVSFVSGIVLILSAAMMVSGIKVMFLAALLGVGGLIIALEGAPLLVGVSPVDRRLIGVGVLASAVIGLISLRTMLSFKGSYIPLGILVGLLLFLPMLFNNYLMAGSRRGR; from the coding sequence ATGAGAAAGATGTCAACCCTGATGGCCCTCTTAATAACCGGATACATCCTGGGAGTGCTGAACTTTCTTCTGATGCCGAAGTACTACATCGCCTTCGGTCTCAAGGGCTTTGTCCTGTCTCTCGTGGCACTCGGCGTTGGGCTGATCCTGATCTACGGCGAGCTTGAGGCAACGCGGAAAACGCGCTACCTCATTCACGAGTTCATGGTGAAGGTCTCAAGGCTCCCCGCGATCACCATAATCCTGCTGATGTTCTTGATGCTCTTTGGGGCAATAAACCTGTACTACTCCGGTTTTGCCCTCATCAAGCTCTTCGACCTGGGCCCCACTATGCTCATTCTACTCCTCCTGGTAATCGTAACGCTGATATGGCTGTTCCTGATAATACTGAGGGGCCGCTCCGTGGAGTTCATAGGAATACTTGCGGTGCTCTTCATAGTGTTTGCCTTCGTCTCCCTTTTCCTGATGAGGGCTCAAGTTTACGACTTCGTTAGAAGTGAAACCGCACTGAACTACCTAAACTCCTACAGGCACGCGGTGTTATCCTTTGATCACCCTCTAACTGCAAGGGGCACGATAATGATGCTGATCACGGTTCTGCTCAGCCTCGGTCTCGGAGCGGGTGTTTACTACGTCCTCGGAAGCTTTGCCCCATCAGACCTCGATTTCAGGAAGCTCCTCGCTGTCGTGCTTCTCCTCCAGATACTGCTGAGCTTCACTGCCGCTTTCACGACCGTTTACGCGATTGGGGCCGCGTACCAGAGTTATGAGACCGCCTTTAACAACCCCCAAATCCCCTCGGAGAAGTCGATGAAGCTCTTTATGGACTTCCACAAGCTTGAAGACTACGGAGGCAAAAGTAACCAAAGCCCGATTAAGGCCATCGAGACCTTCTATCTCATCCCCGACATAATCCGCGAGAGTGGCATCGGTGGAAGCTCGGCCATAATCTTCCTCCTTATGGGATCGCTCTTCCTCGCAGGGTTCACGACGCTCATAGTGCTCGTTGAGATAGGCGCCCAGATCTCGGCGGAGATGTTTCAGATGAAGAGGAACACGAGCGTCTCCTTCGTCAGCGGGATAGTCTTAATTCTCTCCGCTGCCATGATGGTAAGCGGGATCAAGGTGATGTTCCTAGCGGCCCTCTTAGGCGTAGGTGGGTTGATAATAGCCCTCGAGGGTGCACCTCTGCTGGTAGGCGTCTCCCCCGTTGATCGGAGACTCATCGGAGTCGGAGTGCTGGCCTCAGCGGTGATAGGCCTCATATCCCTGAGGACTATGCTGAGCTTCAAGGGTTCCTACATACCGCTGGGCATACTGGTGGGCCTGCTGCTCTTCCTACCGATGCTCTTTAACAACTATCTGATGGCAGGCTCCAGAAGGGGCCGCTGA
- a CDS encoding metallophosphoesterase: MLVVAVTDVHGDSKAAEELAERIVKMEREPDAIFIAGDITNFGSASVAEKVLRPLLELGIPIVAVHGNCDGRDVPEYLEELGISAHDRRVEVRGIGVVGIGGSNITPFHTIWELSEEEIEAILRRNYRAGDVILSHVPPYGTKVDLTRSGIHVGSKALRKFIWENKPPLVITGHIHEARGVDKVNGSLVVNPGPLFRGYYALVEIEETRVSLMRL, translated from the coding sequence ATGCTTGTGGTGGCCGTAACAGACGTCCACGGGGATTCAAAGGCCGCGGAAGAGCTCGCCGAGAGGATAGTGAAGATGGAAAGGGAACCAGATGCAATATTTATAGCCGGGGACATCACTAACTTTGGGAGTGCCAGCGTTGCGGAGAAAGTTCTAAGACCTCTGCTTGAGCTGGGAATACCGATCGTGGCAGTTCACGGCAACTGTGATGGCAGGGACGTTCCAGAGTACCTTGAGGAGCTCGGGATCTCAGCCCACGATAGGCGGGTTGAAGTCAGGGGGATTGGGGTGGTGGGCATCGGCGGGTCAAATATAACACCTTTTCACACGATCTGGGAGCTGAGCGAGGAGGAGATCGAGGCAATCCTGAGGAGGAACTATCGGGCTGGAGATGTAATCCTGTCCCACGTCCCGCCATATGGGACTAAGGTGGATCTAACCCGTTCCGGCATTCACGTGGGGAGCAAAGCCTTGAGGAAGTTCATCTGGGAAAACAAGCCACCCTTAGTTATTACCGGGCACATCCACGAGGCGAGGGGGGTGGACAAGGTGAACGGGAGCCTTGTGGTCAACCCCGGACCTCTATTCAGGGGCTACTACGCCCTTGTGGAGATTGAGGAAACACGCGTATCTTTGATGCGCCTCTGA
- a CDS encoding prolyl oligopeptidase family serine peptidase has product MEDPYIWAENLKDERVLKLVEEENKRFREFVGELSDELFPEVWEYYSIPTLHQVKLTERGIIGMYREGEGQVIRWLGGDAIVDSKELEKELNDEVLLQGFTADRKGRFLAYSFSIGGADEGITRIVDLETGELLEEFKPSVWNVTFLENGYYFARFYRHGETPDGVKAPAERLFWKDESGEKIVFGEGLGSGYFISLGKSTDSKTAMVTVTFGWNSAEIYVGPIDEPEKWEKVYSAEVPVEPVDVRDGTLYLLTKEGKGRGKLIAVMDGELMEIIPEGEFPLEWAVLVGDKILAGRLVHASHILEVYSLSGEKLGEITFDLPGSVYPLDTDGKKVLLRYESFTVPYRLYEFNGELKLVERQEIEGSFNVEEDFAVSKDGTKIHYFLVKGERDEKKAWVFGYGGFNISLTPRFFPQAIPFIKRGGTFGMANLRGGSEYGEEWHRAGMRENKQNVFDDFIAVLEKLKREGYRVAAWGRSNGGLLVSATLVQRPDVMDSALIGYPVIDMLRFHRLYIGSVWVPEYGNPDDPKEREFLLKYSPYHNVKPAKYPPTLIYTGLHDDRVHPAHAIKFFLKLKEVSRDVYLRVEIKSGHMGASPETRARELTDLLAFVLRTLA; this is encoded by the coding sequence ATGGAGGATCCCTACATCTGGGCGGAGAACCTGAAGGATGAGCGCGTTCTGAAGCTCGTCGAGGAGGAGAACAAGCGCTTTAGAGAGTTCGTGGGCGAGCTGAGCGACGAGCTCTTCCCCGAGGTCTGGGAGTACTACTCAATTCCAACGCTTCACCAGGTGAAGCTAACGGAGAGGGGCATCATAGGGATGTACCGCGAGGGGGAGGGGCAGGTTATCAGATGGCTCGGCGGGGATGCCATAGTTGACTCAAAGGAGCTTGAGAAAGAACTTAACGACGAAGTTCTCCTTCAAGGCTTCACGGCAGATAGAAAGGGTAGATTCTTAGCCTACAGCTTCTCGATAGGCGGTGCAGATGAGGGGATAACAAGGATAGTAGACCTCGAAACCGGCGAACTCCTTGAGGAATTCAAACCTTCCGTGTGGAACGTCACATTTCTTGAGAACGGCTACTACTTCGCCCGCTTTTACAGGCACGGCGAAACGCCCGACGGGGTTAAAGCTCCTGCTGAAAGACTCTTCTGGAAGGACGAAAGTGGGGAAAAGATTGTCTTTGGCGAAGGGCTCGGTTCCGGCTACTTCATCTCGCTGGGGAAGAGCACAGACAGCAAAACGGCGATGGTAACAGTTACCTTTGGCTGGAACAGCGCGGAAATCTACGTCGGCCCGATAGATGAACCGGAGAAGTGGGAGAAAGTTTACTCAGCAGAAGTTCCGGTTGAGCCGGTTGACGTTCGCGACGGCACGCTCTACCTCTTAACGAAGGAAGGAAAGGGTCGTGGAAAGCTCATTGCCGTAATGGACGGAGAACTCATGGAGATAATCCCGGAGGGCGAGTTTCCGCTGGAGTGGGCCGTTCTGGTTGGAGACAAAATCCTCGCGGGCAGGCTCGTGCACGCGAGCCACATACTTGAGGTTTACTCCCTCAGCGGAGAGAAACTCGGGGAGATAACCTTCGACCTCCCTGGGAGCGTCTATCCGCTCGACACCGATGGGAAGAAGGTTTTACTCCGCTACGAGAGCTTCACAGTCCCTTACAGGCTCTACGAGTTCAATGGAGAGCTCAAGCTCGTCGAGAGGCAAGAAATCGAGGGGAGCTTCAATGTTGAAGAGGACTTCGCGGTCTCGAAGGACGGAACCAAAATCCACTACTTCCTCGTGAAGGGCGAGAGGGACGAGAAGAAGGCCTGGGTCTTCGGATACGGAGGCTTCAACATCTCGCTAACTCCGCGCTTCTTCCCACAGGCGATTCCCTTCATAAAGCGCGGGGGAACCTTCGGAATGGCGAACCTGCGCGGTGGAAGCGAGTACGGCGAGGAGTGGCATCGCGCTGGAATGAGGGAGAACAAGCAGAACGTCTTCGATGACTTCATAGCCGTCCTTGAGAAGCTCAAGCGCGAAGGATACAGGGTAGCGGCGTGGGGCAGGAGCAATGGAGGCCTCTTGGTGTCCGCCACGCTTGTCCAGAGGCCGGACGTCATGGATTCCGCTTTGATAGGCTACCCCGTCATCGACATGCTCCGCTTCCACAGGCTCTACATCGGCAGCGTGTGGGTTCCGGAATACGGCAACCCCGACGACCCGAAGGAGAGGGAGTTCCTGCTGAAGTACAGCCCCTACCACAACGTGAAGCCAGCAAAATACCCTCCGACGCTTATCTACACGGGCTTACACGACGACCGCGTGCACCCTGCCCACGCCATAAAGTTCTTCCTGAAGCTGAAAGAAGTTAGTAGGGACGTTTACCTCCGCGTCGAGATCAAGAGCGGGCACATGGGCGCTTCCCCAGAGACGAGGGCGAGAGAACTGACCGATTTGCTCGCCTTCGTGCTCAGGACTCTGGCTTGA